One stretch of Deltaproteobacteria bacterium DNA includes these proteins:
- a CDS encoding response regulator gives MRFYLRTKLMLGLAAMLLVIIAMGLVNLHISIKSQNRLQSILKQETESVKVVTDLLQRVSFAYSNSLLHLFHPSLDEMDRYESEIADRLERIRADVEALKRSVKNQAILRNLAAFEASWNLYMKLWNERARPLSRENRDEEAFAMVRKTGAAGAAVTEAMDSLDELCVRITEQMAYQVRSAEKDHGKTQLVLLAIILAAVTVCFVLGTKVSARIAGGVNRVSMAAKRVAGGDFDQRVEVKTGDEIESMADAFNTMTGRLKTTKAAEQKAREGMRREITLRERAEAELRKINEGLEALVFERTRDLKASNERLRESEEKFRVLAEESPLGISTIGEDGRYRYVNPTFVKMFGYALEDIADGSEWFRKAYPDAGYRDRVISAWISDQRTSRPGEPRARVFSVTDKDGLRKKIQFISVMLKGGDQLVIYVDITRERELEALLRQSQKMEALGTLAGGIAHDFNNILSAVIGYAELAAMKLPKESDVIPDLDEVRKAGNRAKNLIRQILTVGRQTEEEREPMRPVYIVKEALKLLRASIPTSIQFDEKLDKDAGDILADATRIHQILMNLCTNARHAMQEKGGTLTVRLENVEVDPDDARAIKIDPGPYVRLTVGDTGHGMAPEVMDRIFEPYYTTKEKGEGTGLGLAVVHGIMESYGGKITVYSEPEKGTTFHVYFPRIDEPSQGAARPEEAADLPGGTESILFVDDEAPLAKLGKRVLENMGYKVTTLTKSTEALRLFSEDPDRFDLVITDLTMPDMTGDRLAQEMLKIRPEMPIIISSGFIEKSVRRKVKSTGARAFIEKPLTAEKLARTVREVLDRGIGD, from the coding sequence ATGAGATTTTATCTGCGTACCAAACTCATGCTGGGACTCGCGGCAATGCTCTTGGTTATCATTGCGATGGGATTGGTCAACCTGCACATCTCAATCAAGAGCCAGAACCGTTTGCAGTCTATCCTGAAGCAGGAGACAGAATCGGTGAAAGTTGTCACCGACCTGCTGCAACGGGTCAGCTTTGCCTATTCCAATTCGTTGCTGCACCTTTTTCATCCCTCTCTGGATGAGATGGATCGCTATGAGTCAGAGATCGCGGACCGGCTGGAAAGGATCCGCGCGGACGTGGAAGCCTTAAAAAGGAGCGTAAAGAACCAGGCAATCCTTCGAAATCTTGCGGCCTTTGAGGCCTCATGGAACCTGTACATGAAACTCTGGAATGAGCGGGCAAGACCCCTGAGCAGGGAAAACCGTGATGAGGAGGCCTTTGCCATGGTCAGAAAAACAGGGGCTGCCGGCGCAGCGGTCACAGAGGCAATGGACAGTCTCGATGAATTGTGCGTCCGGATCACTGAACAGATGGCCTATCAGGTCAGATCGGCGGAGAAGGATCACGGGAAAACCCAACTGGTCCTGCTGGCAATTATTCTTGCGGCGGTCACGGTCTGCTTTGTGCTCGGAACGAAAGTGAGCGCCCGGATTGCAGGCGGCGTCAACAGGGTATCCATGGCAGCCAAAAGGGTGGCCGGCGGGGACTTTGATCAGAGGGTGGAGGTCAAAACCGGGGATGAGATCGAATCCATGGCCGATGCATTCAACACCATGACCGGCAGACTGAAAACGACGAAGGCGGCAGAGCAGAAGGCCCGCGAGGGGATGCGCCGGGAGATCACGCTGCGGGAGCGTGCCGAGGCGGAGCTGAGAAAGATCAATGAGGGCCTGGAAGCGCTGGTGTTTGAACGTACGCGTGATCTGAAGGCTTCGAATGAGCGGCTCAGGGAGTCGGAGGAGAAGTTTCGGGTGTTGGCGGAAGAATCTCCGCTCGGCATATCCACCATCGGAGAAGATGGTCGTTACCGCTATGTCAACCCGACTTTTGTCAAGATGTTCGGATATGCGCTTGAAGACATCGCGGACGGCAGCGAATGGTTTAGAAAGGCATACCCCGATGCCGGGTACCGGGATCGAGTCATATCCGCCTGGATCAGTGATCAGAGAACATCGAGGCCCGGCGAACCGCGAGCCCGAGTGTTTTCGGTTACGGACAAGGACGGATTGCGGAAGAAGATTCAGTTCATATCGGTGATGCTCAAAGGTGGAGATCAGCTTGTCATCTACGTGGACATCACCAGGGAAAGAGAATTGGAGGCCCTCCTCCGGCAGTCGCAGAAGATGGAGGCACTGGGGACCCTGGCAGGCGGGATCGCCCATGACTTCAACAACATCCTGTCGGCCGTTATCGGATACGCCGAGCTTGCCGCGATGAAGCTCCCAAAAGAGAGCGATGTGATACCCGATCTGGACGAGGTCCGAAAGGCCGGGAACCGGGCCAAAAACCTGATCCGGCAGATCCTGACCGTAGGCCGTCAGACCGAGGAAGAGCGCGAGCCGATGCGACCCGTTTACATCGTCAAGGAGGCCCTGAAGCTGTTGAGGGCCTCTATCCCGACTTCCATTCAGTTTGACGAAAAGCTTGACAAAGATGCCGGGGACATCCTGGCCGATGCCACCCGGATCCACCAGATCCTGATGAATCTCTGCACCAATGCCCGGCATGCCATGCAGGAAAAGGGAGGGACACTGACGGTGCGTCTTGAAAATGTCGAGGTGGATCCAGACGACGCAAGGGCGATCAAGATCGATCCCGGCCCTTATGTAAGGCTGACCGTCGGCGATACGGGCCACGGTATGGCCCCTGAGGTGATGGACCGGATCTTTGAGCCCTATTATACCACCAAGGAGAAGGGAGAGGGCACCGGCCTTGGGCTGGCGGTGGTCCATGGCATTATGGAGAGTTATGGCGGCAAGATCACGGTTTACAGCGAGCCGGAAAAGGGGACCACCTTTCATGTATATTTTCCGAGGATCGATGAGCCTTCTCAAGGTGCGGCCAGGCCTGAGGAGGCCGCCGACCTCCCGGGTGGAACCGAATCGATCCTCTTTGTGGATGACGAGGCCCCTCTGGCAAAATTGGGCAAGCGGGTGCTGGAAAATATGGGGTACAAGGTGACGACCCTGACAAAAAGTACAGAGGCCCTTCGGTTGTTTTCTGAGGACCCGGACCGATTCGACCTGGTGATCACGG